A portion of the Drosophila sechellia strain sech25 chromosome 2R, ASM438219v1, whole genome shotgun sequence genome contains these proteins:
- the LOC6609058 gene encoding probable enoyl-CoA hydratase, mitochondrial, whose amino-acid sequence MANIAKIFASRAQGVLQAAARQPQVATRFSSSSTNNWEYIKTEVAGEGKNVAVITLNRPKALNALCNGLMKELSTALQQFGKDKTISAIVLTGSEKAFAAGADIKEMVGNTYSQCIQGNFLNDWTEVARTQKPIIAAVNGYALGGGCELAMMCDIIYAGDKAKFGQPEIALGTIPGAGGTQRLTRVVGKSKAMEMCLTGNMIGAQEAEKLGLASKVVPADQLLGEAVKLGEKIGTHSNLIVQLCKEAVNTAYETTLQEGLKFERRTFHATFSTADRKEGMTAFAEKRPAKFTNE is encoded by the exons ATGGCCAACATTGCTAAGATCTTCGCCAGCCGCGCCCAGGGCGTCCTGCAGGCAGCTGCCCGTCAGCCACAGGTGGCCACCCGTTTCAGCAGCTCCT CCACCAACAACTGGGAGTACATCAAGACCGAAGTGGCCGGCGAGGGCAAGAACGTGGCCGTGATCACCCTGAACCGCCCCAAGGCTCTGAATGCCCTCTGCAATGGCCTGATGAAGGAGCTGTCCACCGCGTTGCAGCAATTCGGCAAGGATAAGACCATCTCCGCCATCGTTTTGACGGGCAGTGAGAAGGCCTTCGCCGCTGGGGCTGATATCAAGGAAATGGTGGGCAACACCTACTCGCAGTGCATCCAGGGCAACTTCCTGAACGACTGGACGGAGGTGGCCCGCACCCAGAAGCCCATCATTGCTGCCGTGAATGGCTACGCCTTGGGCGGTGGCTGTGAGCTGGCCATGATGTGCGACATCATCTATGCCGGTGACAAGGCCAAGTTTGGTCAGCCTGAGATTGCCTTGGGCACCATTCCCGGAGCTGGTGGCACCCAGCGTCTGACCCGTGTCGTTGGCAAGTCCAAGGCCATGGAGATGTGCCTCACCGGCAACATGATCGGCGCCCAGGAGGCCGAAAAGCTGGGTCTGGCCAGCAAGGTGGTGCCCGCCGACCAGTTGCTGGGCGAGGCCGTCAAGCTGGGCGAGAAGATCGGCACCCACTCCAATCTGATCGTGCAGCTGTGCAAGGAGGCCGTTAACACCGCTTACGAGACCACTCTCCAGGAGGGCCTGAAGTTCGAGCGTCGCACCTTCCATGCCACGTTCTCCACG GCCGATCGCAAGGAGGGCATGACCGCCTTCGCCGAGAAGCGCCCTGCCAAGTTTACCAACGAGTAA